A genomic region of Pogona vitticeps strain Pit_001003342236 chromosome 15, PviZW2.1, whole genome shotgun sequence contains the following coding sequences:
- the NDUFS2 gene encoding NADH dehydrogenase [ubiquinone] iron-sulfur protein 2, mitochondrial — MGSFLASAAALGKMAALRCLWRLRAPSGSSWMQGMALGAAPARGKQWQPDVDFVEQYSGAVMYPSKETAKWVPPPWHDIDPPKEQKVSNLTMNFGPQHPAAHGVLRLVMELDGENVTKCDPHIGLLHRGTEKLIEYKTYLQALPYFDRLDYVSMMCNEQAYSLAVEKLLNIRPPLRAQWIRVLFSEITRLLNHIMAVTTHALDVGAMTPFFWMFEEREKMFEFYERVSGARMHAAYIRPGGVHQDMPLGLMDDIYEFTKNFSARIDEVEELLTNNRIWKKRTVDIGVISSEDALNYGFSGVMLRGSGIKWDLRKTQPYDVYDQVEFDVPIGSRGDCYDRYLCRVEEMRQSLRIIVQALNKMPEGEIKVDDAKISPPKRAEMKTSMEALIHHFKLYTEGYQVPPGATYTAIEAPKGEFGVYLVSDGSSRPYRCKIKAPGFAHLAGLDKMSKGHMLADVVAIIGTQDIVFGEVDR; from the exons ATGGGATCATTCTTGGCCAGCGCTGCGGCTCTAGGGAAGATGGCGGCGCTCAGGTGCCTGTGGAGGTTGAGGGCGCCTTCAGGGTCATCCTGGATGCAGGGCATGGCGCTGGGGGCAGCGCCCGCCAG AGGAAAACAGTGGCAACCGGATGTCGACTTTGTCGAGCAGTACTCGGGCGCTGTCATGTACCCTTCGAAAGAGACAGCAAAGTGGGTCCCACCGCCCTGGCATG ATATCGATCCTCCGAAGGAACAAAAAGTTTCCAACCTGACCATGAACTTCGGGCCTCAGCATCCGGCCGCTCACGGCGTCTTGCGCTTGGTGATGGAGCTGGACGGGGAAAACGTGACCAAGTGTGACCCACACATCGGCCTCCTTCACCGGGGCACGGAGAAACTGATAGAGTACAAGACCTACCTCCAG GCCCTGCCCTATTTTGACCGGCTGGATTACGTCTCCATGATGTGCAATGAACAGGCCTACTCCTTAGCAGTGGAGAAGCTGCTTAACATCCGCCCACCCTTGAGAGCTCAGTGGATCCGAG TTCTCTTTTCCGAAATCACGCGTCTCCTGAACCACATCATGGCCGTCACTACCCATGCCTTGGACGTTGGGGCTATGACGCCCTTCTTCTGGATgtttgaggagagagaaaag ATGTTTGAATTCTACGAGCGGGTTTCCGGGGCCCGGATGCATGCTGCTTATATCCGTCCAGGAGGGGTGCACCAG GACATGCCTTTGGGGCTAATGGATGATATATACGAGTTCACAAAGAACTTTTCCGCGCGGATTGACGAGGTGGAAGAG TTGCTCACCAACAACCGGATCTGGAAGAAGCGCACAGTTGATATTGGAGTCATCTCCTCAGAGGACGCCCTCAACTATGGGTTTAG TGGAGTGATGCTTCGAGGATCCGGGATCAAGTGGGATCTCCGTAAAACCCAGCCTTACGACGTCTACGACCAGGTGGAATTTGACGTCCCCATCGGATCGCGGGGAGATTGCTACGACAG GTACCTCTGCCGCGTGGAGGAGATGCGCCAGTCTCTCCGCATCATCGTGCAGGCCCTCAACAAGATGCCCGAGGGAGAGATCAAGGTGGACGATGCCAAGATCTCGCCCCCAAAAAGAGCAGAGATGAAG ACGTCTATGGAAGCCCTGATCCACCACTTCAAGCTGTACACGGAAGGCTACCAGGTTCCCCCAGGAGCGACGTACACAGCCATCGAGGCACCGAAG GGAGAGTTTGGCGTTTACCTCGTGTCGGACGGCAGCAGCCGGCCTTACCGCTGCAAGATTAAGGCTCCGGGCTTTGCCCATCTG GCTGGCTTGGATAAGATGTCCAAAGGTCACATGCTGGCCGATGTGGTGGCCATCATAG GCACTCAGGATATTGTCTTTGGCGAGGTGGACAGATAA
- the UQCRQ gene encoding cytochrome b-c1 complex subunit 8: MGRTFGQLARMRHIVTYKLSPFEQKMFPNSLLSEALNFWRRFSSQALRVAPPFIVWYLVCSWGTEEYERSVRKNPADYANDK; this comes from the exons ATGGGTAGGACGTTTGGACAATTGGCACGGATGAGACACATAGTCACCTACAAGTTGTCTCCATTTGAAcaaaaaatgtttccaaactcCTTATTGTCCGAAGCGCTCAATTTTTGGCGGCGGTTTTCCTCACAGGCCTTACGTGTGGCACCTC CATTTATCGTCTGGTATTTAGTTTGCTCCTGGGGAACAGAAGAATATGAACGCTCTGTCAGAAAGAACCCAGCTGACTATGCAAATGACAAGTAA